From a region of the Takifugu flavidus isolate HTHZ2018 chromosome 18, ASM371156v2, whole genome shotgun sequence genome:
- the aldh3b1 gene encoding aldehyde dehydrogenase family 3 member B1, whose amino-acid sequence MDAQSQVVGRLRSVFLTGVTLPEQFRQAQLNKLMALIKENEQRILDALHKDLAKPKFEAVLSEIDIAINELHFAISNLSSWMKPEYVGKNLATKLDECFVRREPLGVVLIIGAWNYPLQLILNPLIGAIAAGNCAVIKPSEVSPATESLLVELIPKYLSQDCYAVVQGGPEETQALLKNRFDHIFYTGSQKVARVIMQAASVHLTPVTLELGGKSPCMIFGGVNIRAAVHRLAWAKFFNAGQSCVAPDYVLCSPATRDAMLPELKVTLEEFYTKNPQASPDFCRIVSPRHWSRLMELLKRSNGKVIVGGESDEEDKYIAPTVVVDVDEDDALMQEEIFGPILPIVTVDSVEKGIEFLNAREKPLALYVFSDDSSLVNKVLESTSSGGFCSNDGIIHSGLPSFPFGGVGASGLGSYHGRWGFETFSHRKACMLRGWALERLNGLRYPPYQENKLSWLRWTTSPKNCSVM is encoded by the exons ATGGATGCTCAGAGCCAAGTCGTGGGTCGTCTGCGCTCCGTGTTTCTCACCGGTGTGACGTTACCGGAGCAGTTTCGTCAGGCTCAGCTCAACAAGCTAATGGCCTTGATCAAAGAAAACGAGCAACGGATTTTGGATGCGCTACACAAAGACCTGGCAAAG cCAAAATTTGAGGCTGTCCTGTCTGAGATCGACATAGCCATCAACGAACTGCACTTCGCCATCAGCAACTTATCCAGCTGGATGAAGCCGGAATATGTCGGGAAAAACTTG GCGACTAAACTGGACGAATGTTTTGTTCGAAGAGAACCTTTGGGAGTCGTGTTAATCATCGGTGCCTGGAATTATCCTCTGCAACTCATCCTCAATCCCTTGATCGGAGCCATTGCTGCAG GAAACTGTGCCGTCATCAAGCCTTCAGAGGTGTCCCCAGCCACAGAGAgtctgctggtggagctcatCCCCAAGTATCTGTCCCAG GACTGCTACGCGGTGGTCCAGGGTGGACCAGAGGAGACCCAGGCTCTTCTCAAGAATCGCTTTGACCACATCTTCTACACAG gCTCCCAAAAGGTGGCGCGTGTCATCATGCAGGCAGCCTCCGTTCACCTGACCCCAGTGACCCTGGAGCTGGGTGGCAAGTCTCCGTGCATGATATTTGGCGGCGTGAACATCAGGGCCGCTGTCCACCGTTTGGCTTGGGCCAAATTCTTCAACGCTGGTCAGAGCTGCGTGGCTCCGGACTACGTGCTCTGCTCGCCTGCCACTCGGGATGCGATGCTGCCTGAGCTGAAGGTGACGCTGGAGGAGTTTTACACCAAGAACCCTCAGGCGTCTCCTGACTTCTGCCGCATTGTGTCACCGCGACACTGGAGCCGACTGATGGAACTCCTGAAAAGGTCTAACGGCAAAGTGATCGTAGGAGGAGAGAGCGACGAGGAAGACAAATACATCG CACCCACCGTTGTGGTGGATGTGGATGAAGACGACGCCTTGATGCAGGAGGAGATTTTTGGTCCCATCCTCCCCATCGTGACAGTTGACTCAGTGGAGAAAGGGATCGAATTCCTGAACGCCAGGGAGAAGCCACTGGCACTTTACGTGTTCTCGGACGACTCTTCG CTAGTGAACAAGGTGCTGGAGAGCACGAGCAGCGGAGGATTCTGTTCCAACGATGGGATCATCCATTCCGGTCTGCCGAGCTTCCCGTTCGGAGGCGTAG GGGCCAGTGGTTTGGGCAGCTACCACGGCCGCTGGGGCTTTGAGACATTTAGCCACAGGAAGGCGTGCATGCTGCGCGGCTGGGCGTTAGAGAGGCTAAACGGCCTCAGATACCCTCCTTACCAAGAAAATAAGCTAAGTTGGCTGCGCTGGACCACCTCGCCAAAGAACTGCTCTGTCATGTAA